In one Pseudomonas tensinigenes genomic region, the following are encoded:
- a CDS encoding MFS transporter — translation MTRGQVRRRLSVDWWKYLALALVPLFVLNALFGQGKGILPVLAMPFFIAGVASMFVSLKFFGRYKHALIATQKALDTPDEPEAWIALASRRRAAFLAAALPAWIGALAVFVGLEAVPLMLLALSTAVLFYLYRIPRQLG, via the coding sequence GTGACTCGCGGTCAGGTGCGGCGCCGATTGTCGGTCGATTGGTGGAAATACCTCGCGCTGGCGCTGGTGCCGTTGTTCGTGCTCAACGCGTTGTTTGGTCAGGGCAAAGGGATTCTGCCAGTACTGGCGATGCCGTTCTTTATTGCCGGCGTTGCATCGATGTTTGTCAGCCTGAAGTTTTTTGGCCGTTATAAACATGCGCTGATCGCCACGCAAAAAGCCCTCGATACCCCGGATGAACCTGAAGCGTGGATTGCCCTCGCATCCCGTCGTCGTGCGGCTTTTCTCGCGGCAGCCTTGCCGGCGTGGATTGGCGCACTGGCGGTGTTTGTCGGTCTTGAAGCCGTACCGTTGATGCTGCTGGCGTTGTCCACGGCAGTGCTGTTTTATCTATACCGTATCCCGCGTCAACTCGGCTGA
- the ispA gene encoding (2E,6E)-farnesyl diphosphate synthase: MIAAYTATSQTRVNAALETLFNAPLPELARLYEAMRYSVMNGGKRVRPLLAYAACEALGGKAEQANGAACAVELIHAYSLVHDDLPAMDDDDLRRGQPTTHKKFDEACAILAGDGLQSLAFSALLDPRLSDCSSDIRLQMVTALANAAGPAGMVGGQAIDLGSVGLKLDQKALEQMHRHKTGALIEVSVKLGALASGRAEPDELRALQTYAQAIGLAFQVQDDILDVESDTETLGKRQGADIARDKPTYPALLGLDAAKAYALELRDQALHALRPFDAVAEPLRELARYIVERRN; the protein is encoded by the coding sequence ATGATCGCGGCGTACACGGCGACCAGTCAGACCCGGGTTAACGCAGCGCTGGAAACCCTGTTCAACGCGCCTTTGCCGGAGTTGGCGCGGCTTTACGAAGCCATGCGCTACAGCGTGATGAACGGCGGCAAACGCGTGCGCCCGCTGCTGGCTTACGCTGCGTGCGAAGCGCTCGGCGGCAAGGCTGAGCAAGCCAACGGTGCGGCTTGCGCGGTCGAGCTGATCCACGCTTATTCGCTGGTTCACGATGATTTGCCGGCGATGGACGACGACGATCTGCGTCGCGGCCAGCCGACCACTCACAAAAAATTCGATGAAGCCTGCGCGATTCTCGCCGGTGACGGTTTGCAGAGTCTGGCCTTCAGCGCCCTGCTCGACCCGCGCCTGAGCGATTGCAGCAGTGACATCCGCTTGCAAATGGTCACCGCGCTGGCTAACGCCGCCGGCCCGGCAGGCATGGTCGGCGGTCAAGCCATCGACCTCGGTTCGGTCGGCCTCAAACTCGATCAGAAAGCCCTCGAACAGATGCACCGGCACAAGACCGGCGCACTGATCGAAGTCAGCGTCAAACTCGGTGCTCTGGCCAGCGGCCGCGCCGAGCCGGATGAACTGCGCGCCCTGCAGACTTATGCACAGGCCATTGGCCTCGCTTTCCAGGTGCAGGACGACATCCTCGACGTCGAAAGCGATACCGAAACCCTGGGTAAACGCCAGGGCGCCGACATCGCCCGCGACAAACCGACCTACCCGGCGCTGCTCGGTCTCGACGCTGCCAAGGCTTATGCGCTGGAACTGCGCGATCAGGCCCTGCACGCCCTGCGACCGTTTGACGCGGTCGCCGAGCCGTTGCGCGAGCTGGCCCGGTACATCGTCGAGCGGCGCAACTGA
- the ribA gene encoding GTP cyclohydrolase II, with product MPVVFVAASKLPTPFAQFTMHGFLDEATGREHVVLSLGEIADGAPVLGRLHSECLTGDALFSQRCDCGSQLEGALKAIAREGRGVLLYLRQEGRGIGLLNKIRAYELQDGGADTVEANERLGFAADQRDYAMCLPMLEHLGVKSLRLMTNNPRKVKALTDMGITVAERVPLHTGHNPHNKLYLATKASKLDHMMGNEHQGEVDRA from the coding sequence GTGCCTGTCGTCTTTGTCGCCGCTTCCAAGCTGCCAACGCCTTTTGCGCAATTCACCATGCACGGTTTTCTCGATGAAGCCACCGGCCGCGAGCACGTCGTGCTGAGCCTGGGTGAAATTGCCGACGGCGCCCCGGTTCTCGGCCGTTTGCACTCCGAATGCCTGACCGGCGACGCCTTGTTCAGCCAGCGCTGCGACTGCGGCTCGCAACTCGAAGGCGCCCTCAAAGCCATCGCCCGAGAAGGCCGAGGCGTGTTGCTCTACCTGCGTCAGGAAGGTCGCGGCATCGGTCTGCTGAACAAGATCCGTGCTTACGAACTGCAGGACGGCGGCGCTGACACCGTTGAAGCCAACGAGCGTCTGGGCTTTGCCGCCGACCAGCGCGACTACGCCATGTGCCTGCCGATGCTCGAGCATCTGGGCGTGAAGTCCCTGCGCCTGATGACCAATAACCCGCGCAAGGTCAAAGCCTTGACTGACATGGGCATCACCGTCGCCGAACGCGTGCCGCTGCACACCGGGCACAACCCGCACAACAAGCTCTACCTGGCGACCAAGGCCAGCAAGCTTGACCACATGATGGGCAACGAGCATCAGGGCGAGGTCGATCGCGCGTGA
- a CDS encoding exodeoxyribonuclease VII small subunit codes for MARKKAALDFEQSLADLQTLVERLENGELSLEDSLTAFEQGIGLTRDCQAALAQAEQKVQVLLERDGELAEEPFDAEQPE; via the coding sequence ATGGCCCGCAAAAAAGCTGCACTGGATTTCGAACAGTCCCTCGCCGACCTGCAAACACTGGTCGAGCGTCTGGAGAACGGTGAATTGTCGCTGGAAGACTCGCTGACCGCTTTCGAGCAGGGCATCGGTCTGACCCGTGACTGCCAGGCAGCGCTGGCGCAGGCCGAGCAGAAGGTGCAAGTGCTGCTGGAGCGCGATGGCGAACTCGCCGAGGAACCCTTCGACGCGGAACAGCCAGAATGA
- a CDS encoding cobalamin-binding protein yields the protein MRRLWLALLLLAVSAPVLASLRVVSLAPSLSEIVVELDSADLLVGVLDAGERPAAIASVPSVGRYGQLDMEQLLSLQPDLLLLWPGSVGPAQRDQLKRLGIPTFVAEPHSLEQLTTQIEAIAAQLGRPERGVKRAGELRKQLVELRQRYRRDVPLRVFYQVWDKPLYTVGGGQIISDALEVCGARNVFADLSLPAPQVSIEAVLQRDPEVILAGDQAQLDAWKAWPQVAAVKQGKLLLVTDKGLERPSGQMISATAKLCQLIAPAH from the coding sequence ATGCGCCGTCTGTGGCTGGCGCTTCTGCTGCTGGCCGTCTCGGCTCCGGTGCTGGCGAGCCTGCGGGTGGTCAGCCTCGCGCCGTCCCTTTCTGAAATCGTCGTTGAACTGGATTCGGCTGATCTGTTGGTCGGTGTGCTGGATGCCGGAGAGCGGCCGGCGGCGATTGCCAGCGTTCCGTCAGTCGGTCGCTATGGCCAACTCGATATGGAACAGCTGCTGAGCCTCCAGCCTGATTTGTTGTTGCTGTGGCCCGGGAGTGTCGGCCCTGCGCAACGTGATCAATTGAAACGTCTGGGTATCCCGACCTTCGTCGCCGAACCGCATTCCCTCGAACAACTCACCACCCAGATAGAAGCCATTGCTGCGCAGTTGGGGCGGCCGGAGCGTGGGGTGAAGCGGGCGGGGGAGTTGCGCAAACAACTGGTTGAGCTGCGCCAGCGCTATCGCCGCGATGTGCCGTTGCGGGTTTTCTATCAGGTGTGGGACAAGCCGCTGTACACCGTCGGTGGCGGGCAGATCATCAGCGATGCGCTGGAAGTGTGCGGGGCGCGCAATGTGTTCGCTGACCTGAGTCTACCGGCGCCGCAGGTGAGTATCGAGGCGGTTTTGCAGCGTGATCCTGAGGTGATTCTGGCGGGGGATCAGGCGCAACTTGATGCGTGGAAGGCGTGGCCGCAGGTGGCAGCGGTGAAACAGGGGAAATTACTGTTGGTCACCGACAAAGGCCTCGAACGCCCAAGCGGCCAGATGATCAGCGCCACCGCCAAGCTCTGCCAATTGATCGCGCCGGCCCACTGA
- the dxs gene encoding 1-deoxy-D-xylulose-5-phosphate synthase, whose protein sequence is MPTTFHEIPRKRPTTPLLDRANTPDGLRRLGEAELETLADELRLELLYTVGQTGGHFGAGLGVIELTIALHYVFDTPDDRLLWDVGHQAYPHKILTGRRERMGTLRQKDGIAAFPRRSESEYDTFGVGHSSTSISAALGMAIAARLQDSDRKAIAVIGDGALTAGMAFEALNHAPEVNANMLVILNDNDMSISRNVGGLSNYLAKILSSRTYASMREGSKKVLSRLPGAWEIARRTEEYAKGMLVPGTLFEELGWNYIGPIDGHDLPTLIATLRNMRDLKGPQFLHIVTKKGKGFAPAEVDPIGYHAITKLEPLDAPAAVPKKASGPKYSAVFGEWLCDMAAADPRLVGITPAMKEGSDLVAFSERFPLRYFDVAIAEQHAVTFAAGMACEGAKPVVAIYSTFLQRGYDQLVHDVAVQNLDVLFAIDRAGLVGEDGPTHAGSFDLSYLRCIPGMVIMTPSDENELRKMLTTGHLYNGPAAVRYPRGNGPNATIEKDLEPIEIGKGIVRRQGSKVALLVFGVQLSEALKVAEKLDATVVDMRFVKPLDEKLVREIADSHELLVTIEENAIMGGAGGAVSEFLARENILKSMLHLGLPDIYVEHAKPAQMLAECGLDEAGIEASIRERLALLDK, encoded by the coding sequence ATGCCCACGACGTTTCATGAGATTCCCCGCAAGCGCCCGACCACGCCCCTGCTCGACCGCGCGAATACGCCGGACGGCCTGCGCCGGTTAGGCGAAGCCGAGCTGGAAACCCTGGCCGATGAGTTGCGCCTGGAATTGCTCTACACGGTCGGTCAGACCGGTGGGCATTTCGGTGCCGGCCTGGGCGTGATCGAGCTGACCATCGCGTTGCATTACGTCTTCGACACGCCGGACGACCGTCTGCTGTGGGACGTCGGGCATCAGGCGTATCCGCACAAGATCCTCACCGGTCGCCGCGAGCGCATGGGCACCCTGCGCCAGAAGGACGGCATCGCCGCTTTCCCGCGTCGCTCCGAGAGCGAGTACGACACTTTTGGCGTCGGCCACTCCAGCACCTCGATCAGCGCAGCGCTGGGCATGGCCATTGCCGCCCGCCTGCAAGACAGTGATCGCAAGGCGATTGCGGTGATCGGCGACGGCGCGCTGACCGCCGGTATGGCCTTCGAGGCGCTGAACCATGCGCCGGAAGTGAACGCCAACATGCTGGTGATCCTCAACGACAACGACATGTCGATCTCGCGCAATGTCGGCGGTCTGTCGAATTATCTGGCGAAGATCCTCTCCAGCCGCACCTACGCGAGCATGCGTGAGGGCAGCAAGAAAGTCCTGTCGCGCCTGCCCGGCGCCTGGGAAATCGCTCGTCGCACCGAAGAATACGCCAAGGGCATGCTGGTCCCCGGCACCCTGTTCGAAGAGCTGGGCTGGAACTACATCGGCCCGATCGACGGCCACGACTTGCCAACGCTGATCGCCACGCTGCGCAACATGCGCGATCTCAAAGGCCCGCAGTTCCTGCACATCGTCACCAAGAAAGGCAAAGGTTTCGCCCCGGCGGAAGTCGACCCGATTGGTTACCACGCGATCACCAAACTCGAACCACTCGATGCCCCGGCCGCTGTGCCGAAAAAGGCCAGCGGGCCGAAGTATTCGGCAGTGTTCGGCGAGTGGCTGTGCGACATGGCCGCTGCCGATCCACGCCTGGTCGGGATCACCCCGGCGATGAAGGAAGGCTCGGACCTGGTGGCGTTCAGCGAACGCTTCCCGCTGCGCTACTTCGACGTGGCGATTGCCGAGCAACATGCGGTGACGTTCGCCGCCGGTATGGCCTGCGAAGGCGCGAAACCGGTGGTGGCGATCTATTCGACATTCCTCCAGCGCGGTTACGACCAGTTAGTGCATGACGTCGCGGTGCAAAACCTCGATGTGTTGTTCGCCATCGATCGTGCCGGTCTGGTCGGCGAAGACGGCCCGACCCACGCCGGCAGCTTCGATCTGTCGTACCTGCGCTGCATCCCGGGCATGGTCATCATGACCCCGAGCGATGAAAACGAACTGCGCAAGATGCTCACCACCGGCCACCTCTACAACGGCCCGGCGGCGGTGCGTTACCCGCGTGGCAATGGTCCGAATGCGACCATTGAGAAAGACCTTGAGCCGATCGAAATCGGCAAGGGCATCGTCCGTCGTCAGGGCAGCAAAGTCGCCTTGCTGGTGTTCGGTGTGCAACTGTCCGAAGCGCTGAAAGTCGCTGAAAAACTCGATGCCACCGTGGTCGACATGCGTTTCGTCAAACCGCTCGACGAAAAGCTGGTGCGCGAGATTGCCGACAGCCACGAATTGCTGGTGACCATCGAAGAGAACGCGATCATGGGCGGCGCCGGTGGCGCGGTCAGCGAGTTCCTCGCGCGGGAGAACATCCTCAAGTCGATGCTGCATCTGGGCTTGCCGGATATCTACGTTGAGCACGCCAAGCCTGCGCAAATGCTGGCCGAGTGCGGGCTGGATGAGGCCGGGATCGAAGCGTCGATTCGTGAGCGTCTGGCCTTACTCGACAAATAA
- a CDS encoding YfaP family protein — MRSFLWLLIGLACAPALLAAPSAELSEPVGGWRYHGLLDRTENPQVAYPTPPIDRGIQRNRTMIQGQLKAIGHMRPPHSLAVNGNPLNLYTDDQGRFARPYAFGAGSNSVEVISAEGQSLKRVQFYEANNLRTPARIRLVLGWDDPKAELDLHIVTPDGQHAFWARPALNNGGGLDPDGVDGPGPEMFTMTAPLHGTYLVYVNYWGNFGNGGYNFEETSNQNEVITSQITLVLNENTVDEKRETFIVPLRAIGDLLLVKTFNY, encoded by the coding sequence ATGCGTTCATTTCTTTGGCTGCTGATCGGCCTGGCCTGCGCACCCGCGCTGCTGGCGGCGCCGAGCGCTGAGTTGTCGGAACCGGTGGGCGGCTGGCGCTATCACGGCTTGCTTGATCGCACGGAAAACCCGCAAGTCGCCTACCCGACGCCGCCGATCGATCGCGGCATCCAGCGCAATCGCACGATGATCCAGGGCCAGCTCAAAGCCATCGGCCATATGCGCCCGCCGCACAGTCTCGCGGTGAACGGCAATCCACTGAATCTGTACACCGACGACCAGGGCCGTTTCGCCCGGCCGTACGCGTTCGGCGCGGGCTCCAACAGCGTCGAAGTGATCAGCGCCGAGGGCCAGTCGCTCAAGCGTGTGCAATTTTATGAAGCAAACAATTTGCGCACGCCGGCGCGTATTCGTCTTGTCTTGGGATGGGACGATCCGAAAGCCGAGCTCGATCTGCACATTGTCACGCCCGACGGTCAGCATGCGTTCTGGGCGCGTCCGGCGTTGAACAATGGCGGCGGTCTCGACCCGGATGGCGTCGATGGCCCCGGCCCGGAAATGTTCACCATGACCGCGCCGCTGCACGGCACCTACCTGGTTTACGTCAACTATTGGGGCAACTTCGGCAACGGCGGCTATAACTTCGAGGAGACCAGCAACCAGAACGAGGTGATCACCTCGCAAATCACGCTGGTGCTCAACGAAAACACTGTCGACGAAAAACGCGAAACGTTCATCGTGCCCCTGCGGGCGATCGGTGATCTGCTGCTGGTCAAGACTTTCAACTATTAA
- a CDS encoding DUF1175 domain-containing protein, with protein sequence MTTLIRSLGLLALLLSAGARAVETPALDPAQSQVFRAWFVRIAQEQLSQGPSPRWYQQDCAGLVRFAANEALKVHDDKWLRSNGLSNRYLPPELSLSDEQRKLAQQWQQGGGKVGPYVNAIKLIQFNSHLVSRDVSQARPGDLMFFDQGDDQHLMIWMGRYIAYHTGTTTPTDNGMRSASLQQLMTWKDTRWIPDAANPNFIGVYRLNFLSQ encoded by the coding sequence GTGACGACACTGATCCGCAGCCTCGGCCTGCTTGCGCTGCTATTGAGTGCGGGTGCCCGAGCCGTTGAAACACCAGCTCTGGATCCGGCGCAATCCCAGGTGTTTCGCGCCTGGTTTGTGCGCATCGCCCAAGAGCAACTCAGCCAGGGCCCGAGCCCGCGCTGGTATCAGCAGGATTGTGCCGGGCTGGTACGTTTTGCCGCCAACGAAGCGCTGAAAGTCCACGACGACAAATGGCTGCGCAGCAATGGCCTGTCCAATCGCTACCTGCCGCCCGAGCTTTCGCTGAGCGATGAGCAACGCAAGCTTGCCCAGCAATGGCAGCAGGGCGGCGGCAAGGTCGGGCCGTACGTCAACGCGATCAAACTGATTCAGTTCAACAGCCATCTGGTCAGTCGCGACGTGTCGCAGGCGCGGCCCGGTGATCTGATGTTTTTCGATCAGGGCGACGACCAGCACCTGATGATCTGGATGGGCCGCTACATCGCCTATCACACCGGCACCACCACCCCGACTGACAACGGCATGCGTTCGGCAAGCCTGCAGCAACTCATGACATGGAAGGACACTCGATGGATACCCGACGCAGCCAACCCCAACTTCATCGGCGTCTATCGACTGAACTTTCTCTCCCAATGA
- a CDS encoding TonB-dependent receptor domain-containing protein, with product MKLSRLALPFFLLPSVNALADTFERDQALKLPDMLISANRQVEARNDSSAANTVFTREDIDRLQPSDVPDLLRRVPGVQVAQAGGRGSLPGIYIRGTQSAQSLVLVDGQRIGSSTSGDSNLQHLNIEQIERVEVLRGSRSVIYGSDAIGGVIQIFTRRGTEQGLQPRMHLGFGNNQTWERSLGLSGGDDKTRFNLGASLDETAGIDRTHESYPSDGDHDAYRNKSVSLSLSHALTDDIEIGANLLDSRGKSEFDNPFGRFDMNTFESVQQQPYSDFNVSSVSSYVDARVNEIWKTRVEFGHTENREKTFDKLSDERTVFNTYRDSVNWQNDLTLDARNSLILGGDWYEDRVNSSTAFDEDSRWNRAAFIQHRYQADSFSTELGLRHDDNQQFGSQNTWSGTFTLPLNPDNDLLLSYSEGFRAPTFNDLYYPDFSNPDLKPETSKSYELQWRSQLSDSSRLEASIYRTDLEDAIIFGSNSRPENVASARINGFEAALKQEVFGWQSNLGVSIIDPRDRDTGHTLARRARRTLSWDLDRQFDQVSLGASWQAVSSSYDDKDNTQALGGYALFGLRSSWALNREIKLDLKVDNIFDKSYSRANYSYDGSQYGYREEGRVWMFGVTWTPEL from the coding sequence ATGAAACTCTCGCGCCTCGCCCTGCCCTTCTTCCTGCTGCCATCCGTGAACGCGCTCGCCGATACCTTCGAGCGTGATCAAGCACTGAAACTGCCAGACATGCTGATCTCAGCCAACCGCCAGGTCGAAGCCCGAAACGACAGCAGCGCCGCCAACACGGTATTCACCCGCGAAGACATCGACCGCCTGCAACCGAGCGACGTGCCTGATCTGCTGCGCCGCGTCCCTGGCGTGCAAGTGGCGCAGGCCGGCGGGCGCGGCAGCCTGCCGGGGATCTACATTCGCGGCACGCAGTCGGCGCAGAGTCTGGTGCTGGTCGATGGCCAGCGCATCGGCAGTTCAACGTCCGGCGACAGCAACCTGCAGCATCTGAATATCGAACAGATCGAGCGCGTGGAAGTACTGCGCGGTTCGCGTTCGGTGATTTACGGCAGCGATGCGATTGGCGGGGTGATTCAGATCTTCACCCGACGCGGCACTGAGCAGGGTTTGCAGCCCCGCATGCACTTGGGGTTCGGCAACAATCAGACCTGGGAGCGCAGCCTTGGCCTGTCCGGAGGCGATGACAAGACCCGCTTCAATCTCGGCGCCAGCCTCGATGAGACCGCCGGAATCGACCGTACCCATGAGTCGTACCCAAGCGATGGCGATCACGATGCCTACCGCAATAAATCCGTCAGCCTGAGCCTCAGCCATGCGCTGACCGATGACATCGAAATCGGTGCCAATCTGCTGGATAGCCGTGGCAAGAGCGAGTTTGACAACCCGTTCGGCCGCTTCGACATGAATACATTCGAATCGGTCCAGCAGCAGCCCTACAGCGATTTCAACGTCAGCAGCGTCAGCAGTTACGTCGATGCCCGGGTCAACGAAATCTGGAAAACCCGCGTCGAGTTCGGCCATACCGAGAACCGCGAGAAGACCTTCGACAAGCTCAGCGACGAACGCACGGTGTTCAACACCTACCGCGACTCGGTGAACTGGCAGAACGACCTGACACTGGACGCACGCAACAGCCTGATCCTCGGCGGCGACTGGTACGAAGACCGCGTCAACAGCAGCACCGCATTCGACGAAGACAGTCGCTGGAACCGCGCCGCATTCATCCAGCATCGTTATCAGGCCGACAGTTTCTCCACGGAGCTGGGTCTGCGCCATGACGATAACCAGCAATTCGGTAGCCAGAACACCTGGAGCGGCACGTTCACTTTGCCGCTGAACCCGGACAACGATCTGTTGCTGAGCTACAGCGAAGGCTTCCGCGCGCCGACCTTCAACGACCTGTACTACCCGGACTTCAGCAACCCGGATCTGAAACCGGAAACCTCGAAAAGCTACGAGCTGCAATGGCGCAGCCAGTTGAGCGACAGCAGCCGCCTGGAAGCGTCGATTTATCGCACCGACCTGGAAGACGCGATCATCTTCGGCAGCAATTCACGCCCGGAGAACGTCGCGTCGGCGCGGATCAACGGTTTTGAAGCAGCGCTGAAACAGGAAGTGTTCGGCTGGCAGAGCAATCTTGGCGTTTCGATCATCGATCCGCGTGATCGTGATACCGGGCACACCTTGGCCCGGCGTGCGCGGCGCACGTTGAGTTGGGATCTCGATCGACAGTTTGACCAGGTCAGCCTCGGTGCCAGTTGGCAGGCGGTCAGCAGCAGTTATGACGACAAGGACAATACGCAGGCGCTGGGTGGCTATGCGCTGTTCGGCTTGCGCAGCAGTTGGGCACTGAATCGCGAGATCAAGCTGGATCTGAAGGTCGATAACATTTTCGACAAGAGCTACAGCCGGGCGAACTACAGCTATGACGGCAGCCAGTACGGCTATCGCGAGGAAGGTCGGGTGTGGATGTTCGGCGTCACCTGGACGCCAGAGCTTTGA
- a CDS encoding DUF2138 domain-containing protein, producing MSDNTVTPAADTPAAKPSRRWPLLLAGLCLVAGVAGGFGWLLLKPKAPPAELASDKLGLSRPDALLETRSLSQLPKDLLTVPFLKATLTEDFVFYYETHADRLGLIGSLRRIIYEHDLKLQDSLIEQLFDQPADVALWRGADGRLKDFLLVMDRGGLAKLLEPLAKVALDDTQLSQMGELKVGGDSVPLYQLTYNASKALLFASHGDKLVVLSNPAKYYDPESGVSEESGHVSPQALAALLNGEKLFPEAFGLPAKTPETKQRLSVNSSVLAMGYQRFIPNFAGLRFDMDDKGWHSYLAMDELENQPDFDFKPVWQAMPLGASACVTLPVAAEPQKPLLVKLGAEEAVAQTLTEHVAGAAGLCWYADSRLYTPLLVASLKDEDSSKLDVDLGKLFGSMVGAFEANVDENVFPVVEKQEGQSHVWQRQVSSNFGPYAAKTAENPDAISGKAFMKVSLARHGSTLLFSLDDKLVDKALGTLDKRFPPMADVLPKDVLMPIYFGPDSMAQLMQQETLDSLPQDMEPVFYNAAQTYLIPKLRTLGGYGKYALTLPEGSEPDGHWQWLPLEWKAL from the coding sequence ATGAGCGATAACACTGTTACTCCGGCTGCCGACACGCCAGCGGCCAAACCTTCGCGGCGCTGGCCCTTGCTGCTGGCCGGGTTGTGCCTGGTGGCCGGCGTGGCGGGTGGTTTTGGCTGGCTGCTGCTCAAGCCCAAGGCGCCGCCGGCGGAATTGGCCAGTGACAAGCTTGGCCTGAGCCGTCCGGATGCGTTGCTGGAAACCCGCTCGCTGAGCCAGTTGCCCAAGGACTTGCTGACCGTGCCGTTCCTCAAGGCCACGCTCACCGAGGATTTCGTCTTCTATTACGAGACTCATGCTGATCGCCTCGGCTTGATCGGCAGTCTGCGCCGGATCATCTACGAGCATGATCTGAAGTTGCAGGACAGCCTGATCGAGCAGCTTTTCGATCAACCGGCCGATGTTGCGCTGTGGCGTGGTGCCGATGGTCGCTTGAAGGATTTTCTGTTGGTGATGGATCGTGGTGGGCTGGCGAAACTGCTGGAGCCGCTGGCGAAAGTAGCGCTGGATGACACTCAGCTCAGCCAGATGGGCGAACTCAAGGTCGGCGGCGATAGCGTGCCGCTGTACCAATTGACCTATAACGCCAGCAAAGCCCTGTTGTTCGCCTCCCACGGCGACAAACTGGTGGTGCTGTCCAACCCGGCCAAGTATTACGACCCGGAAAGTGGCGTCTCCGAAGAGTCGGGCCACGTTTCGCCACAAGCGCTGGCGGCGCTGCTCAATGGCGAAAAACTGTTCCCTGAAGCCTTCGGCCTGCCGGCGAAAACTCCGGAAACCAAGCAACGCCTATCGGTCAACTCCAGCGTTCTCGCCATGGGCTATCAGCGCTTCATCCCGAACTTCGCCGGGCTGCGCTTCGACATGGACGACAAGGGCTGGCACAGCTACTTGGCCATGGACGAACTGGAAAACCAGCCCGACTTCGATTTCAAACCAGTCTGGCAAGCCATGCCACTCGGCGCCAGTGCCTGCGTAACCTTGCCGGTCGCCGCCGAACCGCAAAAACCACTGCTGGTAAAACTCGGCGCTGAAGAAGCCGTGGCGCAAACCCTCACCGAACATGTGGCCGGCGCGGCGGGCCTGTGCTGGTACGCCGATTCGCGGTTGTACACGCCGTTGCTGGTGGCCAGCCTGAAAGATGAAGACAGCAGTAAACTCGATGTCGACCTCGGCAAACTTTTTGGCTCGATGGTCGGCGCGTTCGAGGCCAACGTCGACGAAAACGTGTTCCCGGTGGTCGAGAAACAGGAAGGCCAGAGCCACGTCTGGCAGCGTCAGGTCAGTTCCAACTTCGGCCCGTATGCAGCGAAGACTGCCGAAAACCCGGACGCGATTTCCGGCAAGGCATTCATGAAAGTCAGTCTTGCCCGTCACGGCTCGACGCTGCTGTTTTCCCTCGACGACAAACTGGTCGACAAGGCGCTCGGCACCCTCGATAAGCGCTTCCCGCCAATGGCCGACGTTCTGCCGAAAGATGTGCTGATGCCGATCTATTTCGGCCCGGATTCGATGGCGCAACTGATGCAGCAGGAAACCCTCGACAGCCTGCCGCAGGACATGGAGCCGGTGTTCTACAACGCCGCGCAAACCTATCTGATCCCGAAACTGCGCACCCTCGGCGGCTACGGCAAATATGCCCTGACTTTGCCTGAAGGCAGCGAGCCTGACGGCCACTGGCAGTGGCTGCCGCTGGAGTGGAAAGCGCTGTGA
- a CDS encoding substrate-binding periplasmic protein, translating to MARRWLALMVLALLSTVAGAQEAAPTPTVIHLASEDWEDYTAADGHGLGWDVLRKVFEPAGVKLDIRSVPYTRSVGLVQLKEVDALVGSYRDEAEQVLYPHWNFDSDHIYALGLASNPSPTEATLGKYRLAWVRGYRYENYLPNIKRYNQIQRRTGILSMLKQGRADYYIDALTEIEAVVKTAADPALYRYSHLAELPLFLGFADTPQARALMALYDQRMEQLVKSGELKPIFEKWQQPYPFNSN from the coding sequence ATGGCTCGACGCTGGTTGGCGTTAATGGTTTTGGCTTTGCTGAGTACCGTGGCCGGTGCGCAGGAAGCTGCGCCGACGCCGACGGTCATCCATCTGGCCAGCGAAGACTGGGAAGACTACACCGCCGCCGATGGCCATGGCCTCGGTTGGGACGTGTTGCGCAAGGTGTTCGAACCGGCCGGGGTCAAGCTGGATATCCGCAGCGTGCCTTACACCCGTTCGGTCGGGCTGGTGCAGTTAAAGGAAGTCGACGCGCTGGTTGGCTCCTACCGCGACGAGGCCGAGCAGGTGCTGTATCCGCACTGGAACTTCGATTCCGACCACATCTATGCATTGGGGCTGGCGAGCAATCCATCGCCCACCGAGGCGACGCTGGGCAAGTATCGGTTGGCTTGGGTGCGCGGTTATCGCTACGAAAACTACCTGCCGAATATCAAGCGTTACAATCAGATCCAACGGCGTACCGGCATTTTGTCGATGCTCAAGCAGGGGCGGGCGGATTACTACATCGATGCGCTGACCGAGATTGAAGCGGTGGTCAAAACCGCAGCAGATCCGGCGCTGTATCGCTATTCACACTTGGCCGAGCTGCCGCTGTTTCTCGGGTTTGCCGACACGCCACAGGCGCGAGCGCTGATGGCGCTGTATGACCAGCGTATGGAGCAACTGGTGAAGAGCGGCGAGTTGAAGCCAATCTTCGAGAAGTGGCAGCAGCCGTATCCGTTCAACTCGAACTGA